From the genome of Streptomyces sp. NBC_01116, one region includes:
- a CDS encoding sugar ABC transporter substrate-binding protein, producing the protein MNISKTQRGRATAAISLTAVLALTATACGDDGSGSGTEGSGKGEITFWDNNGGPRTAVWTEIIKDFEKQNPDIEVTYVPIPIADVQSKYDTAIAGGGLPDVGGVGTAYLANMVSQEALEPVNDRLEKSALKGKLVESMVESVRAAAGRGDDVYSVPTSANNGVLWYRTDLFEQAGLKAPDTWANFYTAAEKLTDAKDNRFGYTIRGGAGSIAQALDAVYGQSGITEFWDGDRTTLNDPKNVAALEKYAGLFKKTTPAADVNNDFTKMVAQWDTGTIGMLSHNLGSYQDHLKALGEDKFAGIPAPVGDSGTRVQVSNPVDGLGLFRSSRNKTAAWKFIEFAASHASNSKWNESAGAIPANAEAAKDPWIKETESTALAAKTLTDGSTKIVDLPYYLPDWNNISKADNEPEFQKLLLGKITAKEFLDEMAEELNAANKEWKEIGNG; encoded by the coding sequence ATGAACATCTCGAAGACACAGCGGGGGCGTGCCACGGCCGCGATCTCCCTCACGGCGGTGCTCGCGCTGACGGCGACCGCGTGCGGCGACGACGGCAGCGGCTCCGGCACGGAGGGCAGCGGAAAGGGCGAGATCACCTTCTGGGACAACAACGGCGGTCCGCGCACCGCCGTCTGGACCGAGATCATCAAGGACTTCGAGAAGCAGAACCCCGACATCGAGGTCACGTACGTCCCGATCCCGATCGCCGACGTCCAGTCGAAGTACGACACCGCGATCGCGGGCGGCGGGCTGCCCGACGTCGGCGGCGTCGGCACGGCCTACCTGGCCAACATGGTCTCCCAGGAAGCTCTGGAGCCGGTCAACGACCGGCTGGAGAAGTCCGCGCTGAAGGGCAAGCTGGTCGAGTCCATGGTCGAGAGCGTCCGCGCCGCGGCCGGCCGGGGCGACGACGTCTACTCCGTACCGACCTCCGCGAACAACGGCGTGCTCTGGTACCGCACCGACCTGTTCGAGCAGGCCGGTCTGAAGGCTCCCGACACCTGGGCGAATTTCTACACGGCGGCCGAGAAACTGACCGACGCGAAGGACAACAGGTTCGGCTACACGATCCGCGGCGGCGCGGGCTCCATCGCGCAGGCGCTGGACGCCGTCTACGGCCAGTCCGGCATCACCGAGTTCTGGGACGGCGACAGGACGACGCTCAACGACCCGAAGAACGTCGCGGCACTGGAGAAGTACGCCGGGCTCTTCAAGAAGACCACGCCCGCGGCCGACGTCAACAACGACTTCACCAAGATGGTGGCCCAGTGGGACACCGGCACGATCGGCATGCTGAGCCACAATCTCGGCTCCTACCAGGACCACCTCAAGGCCCTCGGCGAGGACAAGTTCGCGGGCATACCCGCACCCGTCGGGGACAGCGGCACCCGGGTGCAGGTCTCCAACCCCGTCGACGGCCTCGGCCTCTTCCGGTCGAGCCGGAACAAGACCGCGGCGTGGAAGTTCATCGAGTTCGCGGCCTCGCACGCGTCCAACAGCAAGTGGAACGAGTCGGCGGGCGCCATCCCGGCCAACGCCGAAGCGGCGAAGGACCCGTGGATCAAGGAGACCGAGTCGACCGCGCTGGCCGCGAAGACCCTGACCGACGGCTCGACGAAGATCGTCGACCTGCCGTACTACCTGCCGGACTGGAACAACATCAGCAAGGCGGACAACGAGCCGGAGTTCCAGAAACTGCTGCTCGGCAAGATCACGGCCAAGGAGTTCCTGGACGAGATGGCCGAGGAGCTGAACGCCGCCAACAAGGAGTGGAAGGAGATCGGCAACGGCTGA